The following proteins are co-located in the Halarcobacter sp. genome:
- a CDS encoding SCO family protein produces the protein MSKKKKFFGLIIIIILILTIFSTALPILYSNDKAGKVNKEIENIHFDFLKDETKKYVLLFFGYAGCDNICPPALNEISQIYDKLDKEQFSFYFINLQPNISKDGVDPFAKAFNKDFKGIYLDNKKLIDITTKFQIKYSPINSIDIDHTGFLYLLEKSGNTIYKQKFIYTARPFDIEYISNDLNTINRINND, from the coding sequence ATGTCAAAGAAAAAGAAGTTTTTTGGTTTAATAATTATTATTATTCTTATATTAACTATTTTCTCAACAGCCTTACCAATACTTTATTCTAATGATAAAGCAGGGAAAGTAAATAAAGAGATTGAAAATATTCATTTTGATTTTTTAAAAGATGAAACTAAAAAATATGTATTACTATTTTTCGGTTACGCAGGTTGTGATAATATCTGTCCTCCAGCATTAAATGAGATAAGTCAAATATATGATAAGTTAGATAAAGAACAATTCAGTTTTTATTTTATTAATTTACAACCTAATATATCTAAAGATGGTGTGGATCCATTTGCTAAGGCTTTTAATAAAGACTTCAAAGGAATCTATTTAGACAATAAAAAACTAATTGATATAACAACAAAATTTCAAATAAAATATTCACCTATAAATAGTATTGATATTGATCATACAGGTTTTTTATATCTATTAGAAAAAAGTGGTAATACTATATATAAACAAAAATTCATATACACGGCAAGACCATTTGATATTGAATATATATCAAATGATTTAAATACAATAAATAGGATTAACAATGATTAA
- a CDS encoding alpha/beta hydrolase: MLFSDIFKKDKLRLEDITINYKHGGKGKALLLIHGYPQTHTMWHKVANELSKFYYVICPDLRGYGDSSKPKGLENHQNYSKKTMAKDMIELMKYLGFDEFFVAGHDRGARVTHRLCLDYPENILKACVMDIAPTYHMFQNTDQNFATGYYHWFFLIQPDELPETMIAQNPTYYLKEKLKRWSDKAISFENKFDKEAIKEYIRCFDKDSIHATCEDYRAAATIDMKDDKKNTDKKVETPLLILWGEKGFINKTYNVLKVWEEYASNVSGKTLDCGHFLPEEKPKEVIKELKIFFK, encoded by the coding sequence ATGCTTTTCTCAGATATATTTAAAAAAGACAAACTGCGACTAGAAGATATAACAATAAACTATAAACATGGAGGAAAAGGAAAAGCTCTTTTACTAATTCATGGATATCCTCAAACACATACTATGTGGCATAAAGTTGCAAATGAACTTTCAAAATTTTATTATGTAATTTGTCCTGATTTAAGAGGTTATGGAGATAGTTCAAAACCAAAAGGTTTAGAAAACCATCAAAATTATTCAAAAAAAACTATGGCAAAAGATATGATTGAACTGATGAAATATTTAGGTTTCGATGAGTTTTTTGTTGCGGGACACGACAGAGGAGCAAGAGTTACCCATAGACTTTGTTTAGATTATCCTGAAAATATATTAAAAGCATGCGTAATGGATATTGCACCAACTTATCATATGTTTCAAAATACAGACCAAAACTTTGCTACTGGTTATTATCATTGGTTTTTTTTAATACAGCCAGATGAACTTCCAGAAACAATGATTGCTCAAAACCCAACTTATTATTTAAAAGAGAAACTAAAAAGATGGAGTGATAAAGCTATTAGCTTTGAAAATAAATTTGATAAAGAAGCCATAAAAGAATATATAAGATGTTTTGACAAAGATTCTATTCATGCTACTTGCGAAGACTATAGAGCAGCAGCCACAATAGATATGAAAGATGATAAAAAAAACACAGATAAAAAAGTTGAAACTCCACTTTTAATTCTTTGGGGAGAAAAAGGTTTTATAAATAAAACCTATAATGTTTTAAAAGTTTGGGAAGAATATGCTAGTAATGTAAGTGGTAAAACACTTGATTGTGGCCATTTTTTGCCAGAAGAGAAGCCTAAGGAAGTTATAAAAGAATTGAAAATTTTTTTCAAATAA
- the rpsB gene encoding 30S ribosomal protein S2 — MVTMKDLLECGVHFGHQTRRWNPKMKKFIFGVRKNIYIIDLQKTLRYFRYTYNVVRDAAAEGQTMIFVGTKKQASSAVKDAAIKCGMPYVNHRWLGGMLTNYGTIKKSIRKLEVIKKMREEGQLDLLTKKEALMLTRKEEKLELYLGGIKEMNKLPDLMFVLDAVKEKIAIQEARRLGIKVVAPLDTNCDPDVVDYPIPGNDDAIRSIQLFCNEMAEAMNEGKAALADEAGEEIPVSEEEAQEVVAEAVAEGEAEAVETEEKTEEA; from the coding sequence ATGGTTACTATGAAAGACCTATTAGAATGTGGTGTACACTTCGGACACCAAACAAGAAGATGGAATCCAAAAATGAAAAAATTCATTTTCGGTGTAAGAAAAAATATTTATATTATTGACTTACAAAAAACGTTAAGATATTTCAGATATACATATAATGTAGTTAGAGATGCAGCAGCAGAAGGTCAAACAATGATTTTCGTTGGTACAAAGAAACAAGCTAGTTCAGCTGTTAAAGATGCAGCAATCAAATGTGGAATGCCTTATGTAAACCACAGATGGCTAGGTGGAATGTTAACTAACTACGGAACAATTAAAAAATCAATTAGAAAATTAGAAGTAATTAAAAAAATGAGAGAAGAAGGTCAATTAGATCTTTTAACTAAAAAAGAAGCTTTAATGCTTACAAGAAAAGAAGAAAAATTAGAACTTTATCTTGGTGGTATTAAAGAGATGAATAAACTTCCAGACTTAATGTTCGTTTTAGATGCAGTAAAAGAAAAAATTGCTATTCAAGAAGCTAGAAGATTAGGAATCAAAGTTGTAGCTCCTTTAGATACTAACTGTGACCCTGATGTAGTTGATTATCCAATCCCTGGAAATGATGATGCAATTAGATCTATTCAACTATTTTGTAATGAAATGGCTGAAGCTATGAACGAAGGTAAAGCTGCATTAGCTGATGAAGCTGGTGAAGAGATTCCTGTATCTGAAGAAGAAGCTCAAGAAGTAGTTGCTGAAGCAGTAGCAGAGGGTGAAGCTGAAGCTGTAGAAACTGAAGAAAAAACAGAGGAAGCATAA
- the tsf gene encoding translation elongation factor Ts, translating to MAGATPKLIKELREKSGAGMLDCKKALNECDGNIEEAQTWLREQGLAKAAKKSGNVAAEGIVTILVNDDNTKATMTEINSQTDFVAKNAQFLELTSQITTHAQVNNLNDAEALASSSIEGQEFTTFLNEKIAVIGENLVARKVVNVEGPVVNGYVHLGKVGVILAAKCDDAAKEKTVDLLKKVAMHAASMKPTVISYEDLSAEFIESENKAIIADIEKENEELVRLGKPLKNIPQFVSKQQLTDEAIAAAEAEMKEELLAQGKPEKIIGNIVKGKIARWIEDNSQLDKTHALLSQTYVMDDSMTVEEAIKAVDASIEIVEYVRFELGEGIEKKEEDFAAEVAAQMGK from the coding sequence ATGGCAGGAGCAACTCCAAAATTAATTAAAGAGTTAAGAGAGAAATCTGGTGCAGGAATGCTTGATTGTAAAAAAGCACTTAATGAGTGTGATGGAAACATTGAAGAAGCACAAACTTGGTTAAGAGAGCAAGGTCTTGCAAAAGCTGCTAAAAAATCAGGTAATGTTGCTGCTGAAGGTATTGTTACTATTTTAGTTAATGATGACAATACTAAAGCTACTATGACAGAAATTAACTCACAAACAGACTTTGTTGCTAAAAATGCACAATTCTTAGAGTTAACAAGTCAAATTACAACTCACGCACAAGTTAATAACTTAAATGATGCAGAAGCATTAGCTTCTTCTTCAATTGAAGGGCAAGAGTTTACAACTTTCTTAAATGAAAAAATTGCAGTAATTGGTGAAAACTTAGTTGCTAGAAAAGTTGTTAATGTTGAAGGTCCAGTAGTTAATGGTTATGTACACTTAGGAAAAGTAGGTGTTATTTTAGCTGCTAAATGTGATGATGCAGCAAAAGAAAAAACTGTTGATCTATTAAAAAAAGTTGCTATGCATGCAGCTTCAATGAAACCAACTGTTATTTCGTATGAAGATTTATCAGCTGAGTTTATTGAATCAGAAAACAAAGCAATTATTGCTGATATTGAAAAAGAGAATGAAGAGTTAGTAAGACTTGGTAAACCTCTTAAAAATATTCCTCAGTTTGTTTCTAAACAACAATTAACTGATGAAGCAATTGCAGCTGCTGAAGCTGAAATGAAAGAAGAGTTATTAGCTCAAGGTAAACCAGAGAAAATTATCGGAAACATTGTTAAAGGTAAAATTGCTAGATGGATTGAAGATAACTCTCAATTAGATAAAACACATGCTTTATTATCTCAAACATATGTTATGGATGATTCAATGACTGTTGAAGAAGCTATTAAAGCTGTTGATGCATCAATTGAAATCGTAGAGTATGTTAGATTTGAACTTGGTGAAGGAATCGAGAAAAAAGAAGAAGATTTCGCAGCTGAAGTTGCAGCTCAAATGGGTAAATAA
- a CDS encoding ABC transporter ATP-binding protein codes for MGETNTNNAPISDDSKILLEAKNLTHEFDYKLFENINLSLHKKESIAIIGVSGSGKSTLLNILSSLLKPKIGEIVFKNKDIYKLKKKKLLNIRREDFGIIFQAHYLFRGFSANDNLEIATLLSGNSIDKDLLKMLNIDFVINQSVGELSGGQQQRLSIARVLTKKPQIIFADEPTGNLDKQTAQVVMQVLHKYIKDNDAGMILVTHEDDLAMQCDKVYKLENLQLEELK; via the coding sequence ATGGGTGAAACAAATACAAATAACGCACCCATTTCTGACGACTCTAAAATACTGCTTGAAGCAAAAAATTTAACTCATGAATTTGATTATAAGCTTTTTGAAAATATAAATTTATCTCTACATAAAAAAGAATCTATTGCAATTATTGGTGTTAGTGGAAGTGGTAAATCAACACTTTTAAATATACTTTCATCTTTATTAAAACCTAAAATAGGGGAAATAGTTTTTAAAAATAAAGATATCTATAAACTCAAAAAGAAAAAACTTTTAAATATAAGAAGAGAAGATTTTGGTATAATATTTCAAGCACATTACCTTTTTAGAGGTTTTTCTGCAAATGATAATTTAGAGATTGCTACACTATTAAGTGGAAATAGTATAGACAAAGATTTATTAAAAATGTTAAATATAGATTTTGTAATAAATCAAAGTGTAGGAGAATTAAGTGGTGGACAACAACAAAGATTGTCTATAGCAAGAGTCCTTACAAAAAAACCTCAAATTATATTTGCAGATGAACCTACAGGTAATTTAGACAAACAGACCGCACAAGTTGTAATGCAAGTGCTTCATAAATATATAAAAGATAATGATGCAGGTATGATACTTGTAACTCATGAAGATGATTTAGCAATGCAGTGTGACAAAGTCTATAAACTAGAAAACTTACAATTGGAAGAGTTGAAGTAA
- the gmk gene encoding guanylate kinase, whose protein sequence is MEKKGAILILSGPSGCGKSTLLKNVYKQIGDYHFSISTTTREPREGEVDGVDYYFVSREEFEEDIKKGHFLEWAEVHGNYYGTSLKPIISAVNEGKLVIFDIDVQGHTIVRKKLDNIVTSVFITTPSLMDLENRLKSRNTDSDEVIEKRLTNAKTEIKYFRKYDYFIINDDLEEASKSLVAIANIARVKAKLFNDEEIIAKWLAK, encoded by the coding sequence ATGGAAAAAAAAGGTGCGATTCTAATTTTATCAGGACCTAGTGGCTGTGGTAAATCAACTTTATTAAAAAATGTTTATAAACAAATAGGTGATTATCATTTTTCTATCTCTACAACTACAAGAGAACCAAGAGAAGGGGAAGTAGATGGAGTTGATTATTATTTTGTATCAAGAGAAGAGTTTGAAGAAGATATAAAAAAAGGACATTTTTTAGAGTGGGCAGAGGTACATGGTAATTATTATGGTACATCATTGAAACCAATAATTTCAGCAGTAAACGAAGGTAAACTTGTAATATTTGATATAGATGTTCAAGGTCATACTATAGTTAGAAAAAAATTAGATAATATAGTTACCTCTGTATTTATAACAACACCATCTTTAATGGATTTAGAAAATAGACTAAAAAGTAGAAATACTGATTCAGATGAAGTGATTGAAAAAAGATTAACAAATGCAAAAACTGAAATTAAATATTTTAGAAAATATGATTATTTTATAATTAACGATGATTTAGAAGAAGCTTCAAAAAGTTTAGTTGCTATTGCAAATATTGCAAGGGTAAAAGCAAAATTATTTAATGATGAAGAGATTATAGCTAAGTGGTTAGCTAAATAA
- a CDS encoding EAL domain-containing protein translates to MISNVSILKNITILYAEDEEALREITLNILKGFTKKQLVAQNGAEGLELFKQNESEIDLIITDVNMPIMNGLEMIREIKKINPNIPIIVATAFSNTEYLLEAIDIGVDKYVLKPIDMKKLLQLMSQSLLYHELKDLYIDNLTHLPNRNRLKKDLEDSNEDLIAMINIDKFSTINDLFGEHNGDRVLLKFSDTLQKYFSKEKFLIYRVEADKFLVIARSYDFDVQEFYDLCKKFEDYIEEDPVSIDEHEIDLNITIGIAKSRDGNAYKYAQRVIAYARKKFEPILIYNDSFNIQESFEENIKWIKKIKNGVKNGNFKAYFQPIVDTQTKEIYKYEALVRYIDEDGTVVSPFTFLDIAKKAKLYPNIIKIMINEAFNLIKTKNKRVAVNISFEDIASSSTMEYVYGVIEENREYANKLEFEILESEEISDFSEVFKFINNMNNYECNIGVDDFGAGYSNFNMLVNLDINYVKIDGSLIRGINESKNQQIIVKTIDEFAKKFGFKTVAEFVSEEEIYTVIKDIGIDYCQGYYFDAPLSYDEII, encoded by the coding sequence ATGATATCAAATGTATCTATTTTAAAAAACATAACAATACTATACGCAGAAGATGAAGAAGCCTTAAGAGAAATAACTCTTAATATACTAAAAGGGTTTACAAAGAAGCAACTTGTTGCACAAAATGGAGCTGAAGGCTTAGAGCTTTTTAAACAAAACGAATCTGAGATTGACTTAATTATTACTGATGTAAATATGCCTATTATGAATGGCTTAGAGATGATTCGAGAGATTAAAAAAATCAACCCTAATATTCCTATTATAGTTGCAACAGCTTTTTCAAATACTGAATATTTACTTGAAGCAATTGATATTGGAGTTGATAAATATGTATTAAAACCAATTGATATGAAAAAGCTTTTACAGCTAATGAGTCAATCACTTTTATACCACGAATTAAAAGATTTATATATTGACAACTTAACCCATTTACCAAATAGAAATAGACTTAAAAAAGATTTAGAAGACTCAAACGAAGATTTAATTGCAATGATTAATATAGATAAGTTTTCAACTATCAATGACCTTTTTGGTGAGCATAATGGAGATAGAGTTTTATTAAAATTTTCTGACACATTACAAAAATATTTTAGTAAAGAAAAATTCTTGATTTATAGAGTTGAAGCTGACAAATTTTTGGTTATTGCTAGAAGCTATGACTTTGATGTACAAGAGTTTTACGACCTATGTAAGAAATTTGAAGATTATATTGAAGAAGACCCAGTTTCAATCGATGAACATGAAATTGACTTAAATATCACTATTGGTATAGCAAAAAGTAGAGATGGGAATGCTTATAAATATGCCCAAAGAGTTATTGCATATGCAAGGAAGAAATTTGAACCAATTTTAATTTATAACGACTCATTTAATATTCAAGAATCATTTGAAGAAAATATTAAATGGATTAAAAAAATTAAAAATGGTGTAAAAAATGGAAACTTTAAAGCATATTTTCAACCCATTGTAGATACCCAAACAAAAGAGATTTACAAATATGAAGCACTTGTAAGATACATAGATGAAGATGGTACTGTTGTATCCCCATTTACTTTTTTAGATATTGCAAAAAAAGCAAAACTTTATCCAAATATCATCAAAATCATGATTAATGAAGCTTTTAACTTAATTAAAACAAAAAACAAAAGAGTAGCTGTTAATATATCATTTGAAGATATTGCCAGTTCTAGTACTATGGAATACGTTTATGGAGTAATTGAAGAAAATAGAGAATATGCAAATAAACTAGAATTTGAAATTTTAGAATCTGAAGAAATTTCAGACTTTTCTGAAGTATTTAAATTTATTAACAATATGAATAACTATGAATGTAATATTGGAGTAGATGACTTTGGTGCTGGGTATTCTAACTTTAATATGCTTGTAAATCTTGATATTAATTATGTAAAAATTGATGGCTCATTAATAAGAGGAATAAATGAATCTAAAAATCAACAAATTATTGTAAAAACTATTGATGAATTTGCTAAAAAATTTGGTTTTAAAACTGTTGCAGAGTTTGTTTCAGAAGAAGAGATTTATACTGTGATAAAAGATATTGGGATTGACTACTGTCAAGGTTATTATTTTGATGCGCCTTTAAGTTATGATGAGATTATTTAG